A section of the Prochlorococcus sp. MIT 1341 genome encodes:
- a CDS encoding YcjF family protein, with product MSRKRLVLLICIALLALLIIGGVIGSLLRVFYELKYSLELFLPYWLVGPVLFLGTVLIVILIIQVGHPWLKELQNKKPWLKRKRKDVIDLPKSRRHAAQQSLQSIDRLIEYLQDNISRKGLVEERRRVGQELARGDLVVVIFGTGSSGKTSLIRALLNEIVGKVGAAMGSTTTSKSYRLRLKGFDRGLKLIDTPGVLEAGKDGLDREKQARKIASQSDLMVVVVDGDLRASELRIIQSLSNLGKRLLLALNKCDLRGEEEERKLLSVLRSRCRGLIKPEDIIPVSAAPQSVPRPGLKPLQPPAEVNSLVQRLASVLHSEGEELLADNILLQCRHLGDAGRRLLDRQRKIEAINCIERYSWITGGVVMATPLPGVDLLGTAAVNAQMVMEIAKVYGIEITRARAQELAISVGRTLAGLGVIKGGITIIEATLSLSIPTLILSRSVQGVAAAWLTRVAGESFITYFQQDQDWGDGGIQEVVQKHYNLNSRKTSMEKFLELALKRVVEPMHQDRKRRRLPPRPKPRGEVEAWDLENPEE from the coding sequence ATGTCTAGGAAACGCCTAGTTCTACTAATCTGTATCGCACTATTAGCTCTTCTCATTATCGGGGGAGTTATTGGTTCACTACTGAGGGTTTTCTATGAGCTGAAATATTCCCTAGAACTTTTCCTCCCATATTGGTTAGTTGGTCCTGTATTATTTTTAGGGACAGTACTAATAGTTATCCTTATAATCCAAGTAGGTCACCCTTGGCTAAAGGAACTTCAAAATAAAAAACCATGGCTAAAAAGAAAAAGGAAAGATGTTATAGATTTACCTAAGAGTAGGCGTCATGCGGCCCAACAAAGTCTTCAAAGTATTGACCGGCTAATTGAATACCTACAAGACAATATCTCAAGAAAAGGTTTAGTCGAAGAACGAAGAAGGGTCGGACAAGAACTTGCCCGTGGTGACCTTGTAGTGGTAATTTTCGGTACAGGATCTAGTGGTAAAACATCATTAATAAGAGCATTACTAAATGAAATTGTTGGCAAAGTCGGAGCGGCGATGGGTTCAACAACTACAAGTAAATCTTATAGGCTTCGTTTAAAAGGGTTCGACCGAGGACTTAAATTAATTGATACTCCTGGCGTATTAGAAGCAGGGAAGGATGGCCTAGATCGAGAAAAACAAGCCAGAAAAATTGCCAGCCAGTCCGATTTAATGGTTGTGGTCGTGGATGGAGACTTACGGGCTTCAGAATTGAGAATCATTCAAAGTCTTAGCAACCTTGGAAAGAGGCTTCTGTTAGCACTCAACAAATGTGATTTACGTGGGGAAGAAGAAGAAAGAAAACTACTTTCAGTTCTTAGATCTAGATGCAGAGGATTAATAAAGCCTGAAGACATAATTCCTGTCAGCGCAGCTCCACAATCCGTCCCAAGACCAGGATTAAAACCATTACAACCACCAGCCGAGGTGAATTCCTTAGTCCAAAGACTCGCGAGTGTTCTTCATTCAGAAGGAGAAGAACTTCTCGCGGATAATATCCTCCTTCAGTGCAGGCATTTAGGAGATGCAGGTAGACGTTTACTAGATAGACAAAGAAAAATCGAGGCAATTAATTGTATAGAACGTTACAGCTGGATAACCGGTGGTGTAGTTATGGCTACTCCATTACCAGGAGTAGATCTTCTTGGAACAGCCGCTGTTAACGCACAAATGGTTATGGAGATAGCGAAAGTCTATGGAATCGAGATAACCCGGGCACGCGCACAAGAACTTGCTATTTCTGTTGGAAGAACCCTTGCAGGATTAGGTGTTATAAAAGGTGGAATAACTATTATTGAAGCCACGCTAAGTTTAAGTATACCTACGTTAATTCTTAGCAGATCAGTACAAGGTGTTGCAGCAGCATGGCTTACACGTGTAGCAGGAGAAAGCTTCATAACCTACTTCCAACAGGATCAAGACTGGGGTGATGGAGGTATTCAGGAAGTTGTACAGAAACACTACAACTTAAACAGCCGTAAAACATCTATGGAGAAGTTTTTAGAACTTGCCCTCAAAAGAGTCGTGGAACCAATGCACCAAGATAGAAAGCGGCGTCGGCTACCACCACGCCCAAAGCCTCGGGGGGAGGTGGAAGCATGGGACCTCGAGAATCCAGAAGAGTGA
- the lspA gene encoding signal peptidase II: MRRSLLKTNLIFTITFLVVTLDQASKAFARRELLGGVTTKLIPGLIQLRLVKNTGAAFSLFKNSTSLLAILSLIVSTLLIFWLIRIKSLHFWEGIAGAFLLGGTIGNGIDRWLYKEVTDFLEIIPINFPIFNVADIAINIAVICFAINTLRMRQKKQQI, from the coding sequence ATGAGACGAAGTCTTTTAAAGACCAACTTAATATTTACAATAACTTTCTTGGTGGTGACCTTAGACCAAGCGAGCAAAGCATTCGCACGTAGAGAACTTTTAGGAGGAGTTACAACAAAATTAATTCCTGGCCTTATTCAACTTCGTCTTGTTAAAAATACTGGAGCTGCTTTTAGTTTATTTAAGAATTCGACTTCATTACTAGCGATACTTAGTTTGATAGTTAGCACTTTACTAATTTTCTGGTTAATTCGCATCAAATCACTTCACTTTTGGGAGGGTATAGCAGGAGCTTTTCTACTTGGTGGAACAATTGGCAATGGAATTGACCGTTGGCTTTATAAAGAAGTGACGGATTTTCTAGAGATAATCCCAATTAATTTCCCAATTTTCAATGTGGCTGATATTGCAATTAATATAGCAGTTATTTGTTTTGCTATAAATACTCTAAGGATGCGGCAAAAAAAGCAACAAATATAA
- a CDS encoding biotin transporter BioY — MRALVTWIGAIAGLTMILAGGLMPVGLFIPSTAQSPVVLNLPSTWQVPAVLLCSLVTGPRSGVIAAVAYITIGLVHLPVFNGGGNINYINNPGFGYLVGFIPAAWFAGRLAQQKGMDTIFSLPLSALAGLFCIQLVGILNLISGYLLGRWPYSLAELIFSYTLGPLPTQIALCTSVGILALILRRLLFIE; from the coding sequence TTGAGAGCCCTAGTTACATGGATCGGTGCCATAGCCGGTTTAACAATGATTCTTGCAGGGGGGTTAATGCCTGTTGGCCTTTTCATCCCTAGTACAGCACAATCTCCAGTGGTATTAAATCTCCCAAGCACTTGGCAGGTTCCAGCAGTGCTTCTTTGTTCCCTTGTAACAGGGCCTAGATCAGGAGTAATAGCTGCAGTTGCATACATAACGATTGGGCTCGTACACCTTCCTGTGTTCAATGGGGGAGGCAACATCAACTATATAAACAATCCTGGATTTGGTTACCTAGTGGGGTTCATCCCAGCAGCATGGTTTGCTGGTCGACTGGCCCAACAGAAAGGAATGGATACAATTTTTTCTTTACCCCTATCAGCCCTTGCTGGATTATTTTGCATACAACTTGTTGGGATACTCAATCTTATCTCTGGTTATCTACTAGGTCGTTGGCCATACAGCCTTGCAGAATTAATTTTTAGCTATACGCTCGGACCACTACCCACACAAATTGCTCTGTGCACCAGTGTTGGAATCCTTGCACTAATTCTGAGGCGACTGCTATTCATCGAATGA
- a CDS encoding NAD(P)H dehydrogenase assembly family protein produces MSFKVGDQVSLKAPLPYLKTADSMPMLRPPDLVSPEEVGRVKGLRALGVVEVLFRRGCFLISEDRLKLVS; encoded by the coding sequence ATGAGTTTCAAAGTTGGTGACCAGGTTTCTTTAAAAGCCCCCTTGCCTTATTTAAAAACCGCTGATTCCATGCCTATGCTCAGGCCACCTGATCTTGTCTCTCCAGAAGAGGTTGGAAGAGTGAAAGGATTGCGAGCTCTTGGTGTCGTCGAGGTCCTTTTCCGTAGGGGATGTTTTCTGATCTCTGAAGATCGATTGAAGTTGGTTTCCTAA
- a CDS encoding pitrilysin family protein, whose amino-acid sequence MNRFGLIFIPSKSPGVTSAKLWVKGGSRADPINQKGAHQLLGAVLSRGCGPYNEISLADLVEGCGAGLRCDVSEDGLLISLKCAERDALELIPIIGWMISDPHLEGNQVLLEKELSLQALQRQKENSFHLAFDGWRNLAYGKGPYGHDPLGIKDDLLQIGRKELIPLANQLRQRPSTLVIAGTINKELEEKIHQTAPFNSLLLEQNDNSKEINKTCSNFTNEESISNLKILPEATSQIVIMLGQATIAHGHKDDLGLRLINCHLSSGMSSLLFRRLREEHGVAYDVGVHHPTREKNAPFVMHASTSEEKALLTLKLLLDSWRGLVESPLSENDLSLAKAKYEGQIAHSIQTSSQRAERQAILTAFDLPIDYDLKCNQAIKKLNGKNLQDIASRHLKKPLLSLCGPKGSLERLANYWLDNID is encoded by the coding sequence ATGAATCGTTTTGGTTTAATTTTTATTCCTTCAAAATCGCCAGGAGTAACATCTGCAAAGCTGTGGGTAAAAGGTGGTAGTCGGGCCGACCCAATAAATCAGAAAGGGGCACACCAACTTCTAGGAGCAGTACTAAGTAGGGGGTGTGGACCTTACAACGAAATTTCTCTAGCTGATTTAGTCGAGGGGTGTGGAGCAGGATTGAGGTGCGACGTCAGCGAAGATGGATTACTTATAAGTCTGAAATGTGCTGAAAGAGATGCATTAGAACTTATACCAATAATCGGATGGATGATTAGTGATCCGCACCTAGAAGGCAACCAAGTTCTTTTAGAAAAAGAACTAAGCCTGCAGGCATTACAAAGACAAAAAGAGAATTCTTTTCACCTTGCATTTGATGGTTGGCGTAACCTGGCATATGGAAAAGGTCCATATGGACATGACCCCTTAGGAATAAAAGATGATTTACTACAAATAGGAAGAAAAGAACTAATACCATTAGCAAATCAACTAAGACAAAGACCATCAACACTTGTAATAGCAGGAACAATTAACAAAGAACTTGAAGAAAAAATACATCAAACGGCCCCATTCAATTCATTACTTCTTGAACAAAATGATAACTCAAAAGAAATAAATAAAACCTGTTCAAACTTCACTAATGAAGAATCTATTAGCAACCTAAAAATACTCCCCGAAGCCACTAGTCAAATCGTAATAATGCTGGGACAAGCAACAATTGCTCATGGTCACAAAGATGATCTAGGACTACGTCTAATAAATTGTCACCTAAGTTCAGGAATGTCTAGCCTTCTTTTCAGAAGGCTAAGAGAAGAGCACGGAGTCGCATATGACGTGGGAGTTCATCACCCAACAAGAGAAAAAAATGCTCCATTTGTAATGCATGCTTCAACAAGCGAAGAAAAAGCTCTTCTCACACTGAAACTTCTGCTTGATTCTTGGCGGGGCCTAGTTGAGAGTCCACTCTCAGAAAATGATCTTTCCCTAGCAAAAGCAAAATATGAAGGGCAGATTGCTCATAGCATCCAGACCTCAAGTCAACGTGCAGAAAGACAAGCGATATTAACTGCCTTTGATTTACCTATTGACTATGACCTTAAATGTAATCAAGCAATCAAAAAACTTAACGGAAAAAACCTTCAAGATATAGCAAGTAGACATCTAAAAAAACCACTATTAAGCCTTTGTGGACCAAAAGGTAGCCTTGAAAGGCTTGCTAATTACTGGCTAGACAATATTGATTAG
- a CDS encoding pitrilysin family protein has protein sequence MKTISINRELKHHDFEKDQNGVCRASQAKLTEDSTRLIHWSLKNGAKIVMASIPDTPLTCLDLWCRAGSAFENPGEEGLAHFLEHMVFKGSSSLEAGEFDLQIEALGGSSNAATGFDDVHFYVLVPSKSALQALELLLNLVLTPKIDQEAFCLEREVVLEEIAQYKDQPDEQAFQKLLESCWPQHPYGRSILGKEASLQRLNPAQMRAFHRQHYTGENCCLAISGSIPKGIDHVLKKSLLAKLPKKATERNNAIQSPSLGFCKGRKEIIIPRLETARLMIAWQLSPAKDQKMIMGADIATSLLAEGRRSRLVKHLRENLQLVECVDMDLTVLEQGSLVMLEALCKEDQLENVEQEISKVLKETISSPIREKEIQRSYCLVRNGMYFNLEAACHVANQAGSQSLWDRDHSLLDPLKHIPYWNSKTLQENILGILQPSQGFTLIARPSGNQI, from the coding sequence ATGAAGACCATCTCCATTAATCGAGAGTTGAAGCACCACGATTTCGAAAAGGATCAGAATGGGGTTTGCCGTGCATCACAGGCAAAATTGACCGAAGACAGTACAAGGCTGATTCATTGGTCTCTGAAAAACGGAGCCAAGATAGTCATGGCCTCGATTCCAGATACTCCTCTAACTTGTTTGGACCTCTGGTGTCGAGCAGGGAGTGCTTTTGAGAATCCTGGAGAGGAAGGACTTGCACACTTCCTTGAACACATGGTCTTCAAAGGAAGCTCTAGCCTAGAGGCAGGGGAGTTTGATCTACAAATTGAGGCCCTTGGTGGTAGCAGCAATGCAGCAACTGGGTTTGATGATGTTCATTTCTATGTCCTTGTACCATCAAAGTCAGCATTACAGGCTCTGGAGCTCTTACTAAACCTTGTCCTAACTCCTAAAATAGATCAAGAGGCCTTTTGCTTAGAACGAGAAGTAGTCCTTGAAGAAATAGCGCAGTACAAAGATCAGCCAGATGAACAGGCTTTTCAAAAACTTTTAGAAAGTTGTTGGCCACAACATCCTTACGGCCGATCAATCCTAGGCAAAGAAGCAAGCCTTCAGCGACTTAACCCCGCGCAAATGCGCGCATTTCACCGACAACACTACACAGGAGAAAATTGTTGCCTAGCTATTAGCGGATCAATCCCTAAAGGGATTGATCATGTTTTAAAGAAAAGTCTGCTTGCAAAGTTGCCTAAAAAAGCAACTGAAAGAAACAACGCGATTCAATCACCCTCTTTAGGGTTTTGCAAGGGACGTAAAGAGATCATTATCCCAAGATTGGAAACAGCTCGATTAATGATTGCTTGGCAACTTTCCCCTGCAAAAGATCAAAAAATGATTATGGGTGCTGACATCGCAACCTCACTATTAGCCGAGGGTAGGCGAAGTCGGTTGGTTAAACATCTAAGAGAAAACTTACAACTTGTTGAATGTGTAGATATGGACCTAACAGTTTTAGAACAGGGAAGTCTAGTAATGCTTGAAGCATTATGTAAAGAAGATCAACTTGAAAACGTAGAGCAAGAAATCTCTAAGGTACTTAAGGAAACAATTAGCTCACCTATTAGAGAAAAAGAAATCCAACGTTCTTACTGTCTTGTGAGGAATGGAATGTATTTCAATCTCGAAGCAGCTTGTCATGTTGCCAATCAAGCAGGTAGTCAAAGTCTATGGGATCGAGATCATTCACTTTTAGATCCCCTAAAACATATTCCCTATTGGAACTCAAAAACATTACAAGAAAATATCCTAGGAATACTTCAACCAAGCCAGGGATTCACACTTATAGCAAGGCCTTCAGGTAATCAGATATGA
- a CDS encoding phycocyanobilin:ferredoxin oxidoreductase, producing MVVLQLSINGDGLHPLVESLAERIQQRRCELPELRQITLDSDLAAITGTLDGEEIFLWNEIHLCKGMRKLHLEIAILGSGLQILHCVFFPDPNFDLPIFGTDVVVGSAGVSAAIVDLSPVTGILPNELTLQLEKLSIPSFKQVRDLPSWGSIFSPYVKFIRPANRFEESCFLELVDDYLSCLLAELYRSSADRLDTTSTMNRYKGQLNYCNQQKRNDKTRRILKKAFGTQWAERYIEEVLFDMPLAP from the coding sequence ATCGTGGTGCTTCAACTCTCGATTAATGGAGATGGTCTTCATCCATTGGTGGAGTCTCTTGCTGAACGCATTCAACAGCGTAGATGCGAACTGCCTGAATTGCGTCAGATAACACTTGATTCAGATCTAGCTGCCATTACCGGAACCTTAGATGGAGAAGAGATTTTTCTCTGGAATGAAATTCACCTTTGCAAAGGGATGCGCAAATTACATCTTGAAATTGCGATCCTTGGCTCGGGGTTGCAGATTCTCCATTGCGTGTTTTTCCCTGACCCTAATTTTGATTTGCCCATTTTTGGCACAGATGTTGTAGTTGGGTCAGCAGGTGTTTCGGCTGCAATTGTTGATCTTTCCCCTGTTACAGGGATCCTTCCAAATGAATTAACCCTTCAATTGGAAAAACTCTCGATTCCAAGCTTTAAGCAAGTTAGAGATTTACCCTCCTGGGGCTCTATTTTTTCCCCTTATGTCAAATTTATTAGACCGGCTAATAGATTTGAAGAGTCTTGTTTTTTGGAATTGGTTGATGACTATTTGAGTTGTCTTCTAGCTGAACTTTATCGGTCAAGTGCTGATCGATTAGATACAACCTCTACCATGAACAGATATAAGGGTCAGCTGAACTATTGCAATCAACAGAAACGCAACGACAAGACAAGGCGAATACTCAAGAAAGCCTTTGGTACCCAATGGGCAGAGCGTTATATCGAGGAGGTTTTGTTCGATATGCCTTTAGCGCCTTAA
- a CDS encoding efflux RND transporter periplasmic adaptor subunit, protein MSLPISEPQSTTSFEEEVVQPLRSVAALGQLEPAGDVRRLASPVSGFGGTPRVLRLNVREGDEVKKGQVLAVFDSRPRILADLDGIKARIDRVEVEIDLKEKEVSRYEKAASQGATSLVLLEEKYNQLQTLKGLLKEYLAESRGLEVDLQDSELKTPIDGVVLRIHTQEGERSGNEGVLEVGANKIMEALIEVYESDVNRVQIGQRVELISENGGFRGTLFGNVQRISPQVRQRRVLSTDPTGDADARVVEVRISLDPKSASLVTQLTGMKVIARFQEL, encoded by the coding sequence ATGAGCCTTCCAATTAGTGAGCCTCAATCAACTACTTCTTTTGAAGAGGAAGTGGTTCAGCCTTTAAGGTCAGTTGCTGCCCTTGGTCAATTGGAGCCTGCTGGAGATGTGCGTCGCCTTGCTTCGCCAGTAAGTGGGTTTGGGGGAACTCCAAGAGTTCTTCGGTTGAATGTTCGTGAAGGAGATGAGGTTAAGAAAGGTCAGGTGCTAGCTGTATTTGATAGTCGCCCCAGAATACTTGCTGATTTAGATGGTATAAAGGCTCGTATTGATAGGGTTGAGGTTGAGATAGATTTGAAAGAGAAAGAGGTCTCGAGATATGAAAAAGCAGCTTCTCAAGGGGCTACTTCATTAGTTTTATTAGAGGAGAAATATAATCAATTGCAAACTTTAAAAGGACTTTTAAAAGAATATTTAGCTGAATCTCGTGGTTTAGAAGTTGACCTTCAAGATAGTGAATTGAAGACTCCAATAGATGGTGTGGTCCTCAGGATTCATACCCAGGAGGGAGAAAGATCTGGCAATGAAGGAGTTCTTGAGGTTGGCGCTAATAAAATTATGGAAGCTTTAATAGAGGTTTACGAGTCAGATGTTAATAGGGTTCAGATTGGACAGAGAGTTGAATTAATTAGTGAGAATGGGGGGTTTCGAGGAACTTTGTTTGGAAATGTTCAAAGGATAAGTCCACAGGTTCGTCAGCGGAGGGTTCTTTCTACTGATCCAACTGGTGATGCTGATGCAAGGGTCGTTGAGGTGAGGATTTCCTTAGATCCCAAATCTGCATCTTTGGTTACTCAACTGACAGGAATGAAAGTTATTGCTCGTTTTCAAGAATTGTGA
- the devC gene encoding ABC transporter permease DevC: MRTSVFRKRRIPLAWLLLTRQPFRLLVALAGICFAGILMFMQLGFREGLFDASVTVHRLFDADLVMMSPRSMSSISMSGFPQRRLVQAMAHKDVQGITPVNWNFLLWRNPKTLSTRSILVLGFEPSNSLFKDPTLREKSQALKSYRRVLFDERSRSEFGPIKDWFLQGRVIETELAGKRVRVEGLVSLGPSFGADGNLLTSRETFLELLPSTPPGSIEIGLIRLSQDANPKKVAASIKKSLPSDVKILTRKGFIDFEKNYWRSSTSIGFIFSLGAAMGFVVGSVIVYQILYSDVSDHLAEYATLMAMGYKLKTLFGVVAREGVLLAIMGFVPAYAAGEGLYALVRNSTNLPVAMDLERTIFVFTLILFMCMGSALLAMRRLVDADPAEIF; encoded by the coding sequence GTGAGAACTTCTGTTTTCAGAAAGAGAAGAATTCCTTTGGCGTGGTTATTGCTTACTCGCCAGCCTTTCAGATTGTTGGTTGCACTCGCAGGAATATGTTTTGCTGGGATTCTAATGTTCATGCAACTTGGTTTTCGGGAAGGGCTTTTTGATGCAAGCGTGACAGTTCATCGTTTATTTGATGCTGATTTGGTAATGATGAGTCCTCGCTCAATGAGTTCAATAAGTATGAGCGGATTCCCTCAGCGACGTCTTGTCCAAGCAATGGCGCATAAGGATGTTCAGGGAATTACTCCGGTTAATTGGAACTTTTTACTTTGGCGAAATCCTAAGACACTTTCTACTAGGTCAATTCTCGTCTTGGGCTTTGAGCCAAGTAACTCCTTATTTAAAGATCCAACACTTAGGGAGAAATCTCAAGCACTTAAAAGTTATAGGCGGGTTTTATTTGATGAACGGTCTCGGAGTGAATTTGGTCCTATTAAAGATTGGTTTCTTCAAGGACGTGTGATTGAGACGGAATTAGCTGGTAAGAGAGTAAGAGTTGAAGGTTTAGTTAGTCTTGGTCCCTCTTTTGGAGCTGATGGTAACCTTCTAACAAGCAGAGAAACATTTTTGGAATTGCTCCCTAGCACTCCTCCAGGGAGCATAGAGATTGGATTGATAAGGCTCAGTCAAGATGCAAACCCCAAAAAAGTGGCTGCTTCTATTAAGAAAAGCTTGCCTTCCGATGTGAAAATTCTTACCAGAAAAGGTTTTATTGACTTTGAGAAGAATTATTGGAGAAGTAGTACTTCAATTGGGTTCATTTTTAGCCTTGGAGCTGCGATGGGATTTGTAGTTGGTTCTGTGATTGTTTATCAAATCCTTTATAGCGATGTAAGTGACCATCTCGCTGAATATGCCACTTTGATGGCGATGGGCTACAAATTGAAAACACTTTTTGGCGTGGTAGCTCGTGAGGGTGTCTTGTTGGCAATCATGGGTTTCGTCCCTGCTTATGCGGCTGGAGAGGGCTTGTATGCACTTGTGAGGAATTCAACTAATCTTCCAGTTGCTATGGATTTGGAGAGAACTATTTTTGTCTTCACTTTGATTCTGTTTATGTGCATGGGATCCGCTTTATTGGCAATGCGTAGATTGGTTGATGCTGACCCTGCAGAGATTTTTTAA
- a CDS encoding ABC transporter ATP-binding protein, giving the protein MSNSELNNKQDLSTQKILLIIFSSLSKQRKVHVSGVLLVMITCALLEFSTLIVVTPFLLSISEPEAFKEAFFVRLLQSHLGAWDSSKSLLLMSVIFGFLAIFTAMIKILNLWSIEKLVAAIGCDFSCEAFRRTLYQPYNVHLSRNSSFLVNVITRNIDDCLVTIRALMQFITSFLTIIALLIALTLVDSSFVIAAFLLFSLAYAFIASLLKRRLNRNSKVASISGEKHVKVLREGLGAIRDILIDGTQNFYLKIYRQADESMRAAFAQANFFAYSPKLILEALGLFALVIITFFTYQQKGSSVQLLPILGTVAFCAQRLLPAMQQCYIAWANLNSSQVAINDVISLVNQPLGINIDRGKCNQFTIEKSIEIVNLSFSYSKDREEVLKGVDFEIKKGERVAIVGQTGSGKSTLMTLLMGLLRPTKGYVFVNGLDINSDTNLELLEAWKSSIAHVPQNIYLADTTIAENIAFGQPRDLINIESVRSASKQAMLDQFVSRLPYGYGTLVGERGSMLSGGQRQRLGIARALYKGADVLFFDEATSALDDEIESSIINTIRGLSKDLTIIVIAHRKSSIEMCDKILRLSDGAIV; this is encoded by the coding sequence ATGTCCAATTCCGAATTAAATAATAAGCAGGATTTAAGTACTCAAAAGATTCTATTAATAATTTTTTCTAGTTTAAGTAAACAGAGGAAAGTTCATGTTTCTGGTGTGTTGTTGGTAATGATTACTTGTGCTTTGTTAGAGTTTTCTACTCTTATTGTAGTTACTCCTTTTTTGCTTTCTATTTCTGAGCCGGAAGCATTTAAGGAAGCATTCTTTGTAAGGTTATTGCAAAGTCATCTTGGTGCTTGGGACTCCAGTAAATCCTTGCTTCTGATGTCAGTGATTTTTGGCTTCTTAGCTATTTTTACTGCAATGATAAAGATATTAAATCTCTGGAGTATTGAGAAATTAGTTGCAGCAATTGGGTGTGATTTTAGTTGCGAAGCCTTTCGTAGAACTTTATATCAGCCATACAATGTACACCTCTCACGCAATAGCTCATTTCTAGTCAATGTAATTACTAGAAATATTGATGATTGTCTGGTCACTATTAGAGCATTGATGCAATTCATTACTTCCTTTCTAACTATCATTGCCTTGTTGATAGCACTAACATTAGTAGACTCTAGTTTTGTAATTGCTGCTTTTTTACTCTTTTCTTTGGCCTATGCATTTATTGCATCATTATTAAAACGAAGGCTTAATCGAAACAGTAAAGTTGCTTCAATATCTGGTGAAAAACATGTAAAAGTTTTACGCGAAGGTCTAGGAGCTATAAGAGATATACTGATAGATGGCACACAGAACTTTTATCTGAAAATATATAGGCAAGCTGATGAATCTATGAGAGCTGCTTTTGCTCAAGCCAATTTCTTTGCATATTCGCCGAAATTAATTTTAGAAGCACTAGGTTTATTTGCATTAGTAATAATTACGTTTTTTACTTATCAGCAAAAAGGATCATCTGTTCAATTGCTGCCTATTTTAGGCACGGTTGCTTTTTGTGCTCAGAGGCTTCTGCCTGCCATGCAACAATGTTATATTGCTTGGGCTAATCTTAATAGCTCACAGGTTGCTATTAATGATGTTATATCCTTAGTAAATCAGCCGCTCGGGATTAATATTGATAGAGGCAAATGTAATCAATTTACAATTGAAAAAAGCATTGAAATTGTAAATTTGTCTTTTTCTTATTCAAAAGACCGGGAGGAGGTTCTTAAAGGCGTTGATTTTGAGATAAAGAAAGGAGAAAGAGTGGCAATCGTCGGTCAGACAGGAAGTGGTAAGAGTACTTTAATGACTTTGTTAATGGGGTTACTAAGGCCAACAAAGGGATATGTTTTTGTTAATGGGTTGGATATTAATAGCGACACCAATTTAGAGCTTTTAGAGGCCTGGAAAAGTTCCATTGCACATGTTCCTCAAAACATCTATTTGGCTGATACAACAATTGCTGAGAATATTGCCTTTGGACAGCCAAGGGATTTAATTAATATTGAATCCGTAAGGAGTGCATCAAAACAGGCAATGTTAGATCAGTTTGTATCCAGACTTCCTTATGGGTATGGAACATTGGTTGGGGAGCGGGGTTCAATGCTAAGTGGTGGACAACGTCAAAGATTGGGAATAGCTAGGGCCTTGTATAAAGGAGCTGATGTGCTTTTTTTTGACGAGGCTACAAGCGCATTAGATGATGAAATTGAATCTTCAATTATTAATACCATTCGTGGATTAAGTAAAGATCTAACAATAATAGTTATCGCTCATCGAAAATCTAGTATTGAGATGTGTGATAAAATTCTTCGTCTAAGTGATGGCGCGATTGTTTAG
- a CDS encoding DevA family ABC transporter ATP-binding protein: MPTEFLQTVCIQGLSHWFGEGEMRRKVLDSISLEIKPGEVVLLTGPSGCGKTTLLTLIGALRTVQEGNLSVLGNQLRGSSRKVRQHLRRNIGMIFQGHNLLRCLTAEQNVQMGADLLRDLTYLDRRELAREWLRSVGLGDQSKKLPQDLSGGQKQRVAIARALAARPKLLLADEPTAALDSVSGREVVELLKRLARDQSSSVLIVTHDPRILDVADRLLKMEDGHLIPSFG, encoded by the coding sequence ATGCCCACTGAGTTTTTGCAAACTGTATGTATTCAAGGATTAAGCCATTGGTTTGGCGAAGGAGAGATGCGTAGAAAGGTTCTTGACTCTATTTCATTAGAGATTAAACCTGGAGAAGTTGTTTTGTTAACTGGCCCATCGGGATGTGGAAAGACAACTTTGCTCACTCTTATCGGTGCATTAAGAACTGTACAGGAGGGTAATCTTTCTGTTCTAGGTAATCAACTTAGAGGCTCTTCTCGAAAGGTCCGTCAACATTTAAGACGAAATATTGGGATGATTTTTCAAGGGCATAATTTATTGCGTTGTCTTACAGCTGAACAAAACGTACAAATGGGTGCGGATTTGTTACGTGATCTGACTTACCTTGATCGACGAGAACTTGCAAGAGAATGGCTTCGTTCTGTTGGTCTTGGTGACCAATCCAAAAAGTTGCCTCAGGATCTATCTGGGGGGCAGAAACAAAGAGTTGCTATTGCAAGAGCTCTGGCAGCTAGGCCAAAACTTCTTCTTGCTGATGAGCCAACAGCTGCTTTAGATAGTGTTTCAGGCAGGGAGGTGGTCGAGTTGCTTAAGCGTCTTGCTAGGGATCAATCCTCTTCTGTCTTGATCGTGACTCATGATCCAAGGATTCTTGACGTTGCTGATCGTTTGTTAAAAATGGAGGATGGCCATTTAATTCCATCATTTGGGTAA